A region of Litorilinea aerophila DNA encodes the following proteins:
- a CDS encoding glycosyltransferase family 2 protein, producing the protein MHIGVILVNYNTRELLRRSLASVFASAAAGGLPSPQVVVVDNASQDGSAAMVAECFPQVRLVASPQNLGYTRGNNLGLRLLGFDIPTEAPLPPTPASTPPPDAVLLLNPDAELVEDALGQLAGFLQHTPDAGACGAHLRYGDGRFQHGAFRFPSLAQVALDFFPLTGLPGAHRLHHSRLNGRYPARLWQGRAPFPVDFVLGAAWMVRGEALRTVGGLDEGYFMYCEEMDWCLRLAQAGWRTYAVPTARVIHHEGQSSRQVRWHAYEQLWRSRLRFYRKHRQHYPPGHLAAVWTLVRLGLWWRRRQILGAFAAGELDGSQTAAALSAFTHIVRMGQP; encoded by the coding sequence ATGCACATTGGGGTCATCCTGGTCAACTACAATACCCGGGAACTGCTGCGCCGCAGCCTGGCCAGTGTCTTTGCCTCCGCGGCGGCGGGCGGGTTGCCGTCGCCCCAGGTGGTGGTGGTGGACAACGCCAGCCAGGACGGCAGCGCCGCCATGGTGGCGGAATGCTTCCCCCAGGTGCGGCTGGTGGCCTCGCCCCAGAACCTGGGCTACACCCGGGGAAACAACCTGGGGTTGCGGCTCCTGGGCTTTGACATCCCCACAGAAGCCCCACTCCCGCCGACGCCGGCATCCACGCCGCCCCCGGACGCGGTGCTGCTGCTAAACCCCGATGCCGAGCTGGTGGAGGACGCCCTGGGCCAGCTGGCCGGGTTCCTCCAGCACACCCCCGACGCCGGTGCCTGTGGCGCCCACCTCCGCTACGGCGACGGCCGTTTTCAGCACGGCGCTTTTCGTTTCCCTTCCCTGGCCCAGGTGGCCCTGGACTTCTTCCCGTTGACCGGCCTGCCGGGAGCCCATCGCCTGCACCACAGCCGGCTCAATGGCCGCTATCCGGCGCGCCTCTGGCAGGGCCGGGCGCCTTTTCCGGTGGACTTCGTCCTGGGGGCCGCGTGGATGGTGCGGGGGGAAGCCCTTCGCACGGTGGGCGGCCTGGACGAAGGCTACTTCATGTACTGCGAGGAGATGGACTGGTGCCTGCGCCTGGCCCAGGCCGGCTGGCGCACCTACGCAGTGCCCACCGCGCGGGTCATCCACCACGAGGGGCAGAGCAGCCGCCAGGTGCGCTGGCACGCGTACGAGCAGCTCTGGCGTAGCCGTCTGCGCTTCTACCGGAAGCACCGGCAGCACTACCCGCCGGGCCATCTGGCCGCCGTATGGACGTTGGTGCGGCTGGGGCTCTGGTGGCGGCGACGCCAGATCCTGGGCGCGTTTGCCGCCGGCGAGCTGGACGGCAGCCAGACGGCGGCGGCCCTCTCTGCCTTCACCCACATTGTCAGGATGGGACAGCCATGA